One window of Sinorhizobium numidicum genomic DNA carries:
- the rpmD gene encoding 50S ribosomal protein L30: MAKKEVGKKTVTVEQIGSPIRRPAVQRQTLIGLGLNKMHRVRTLEDTPAVRGMIRAVQHLVRVVDEK; this comes from the coding sequence ATGGCTAAGAAAGAAGTTGGCAAGAAGACGGTTACGGTCGAGCAGATCGGTAGCCCCATTCGCCGCCCTGCCGTGCAGCGTCAGACGCTTATCGGCCTGGGCCTCAACAAGATGCACCGGGTTCGCACGCTGGAAGACACTCCGGCCGTTCGCGGCATGATCCGGGCCGTCCAGCACCTCGTTCGCGTCGTCGACGAGAAGTGA
- the rplO gene encoding 50S ribosomal protein L15, which produces MKLNEIKDNEGATKNRKRLGRGIGSGSGKTAGRGVKGQKARSGVAINGFEGGQMPIYRRLPKRGFNNIFASEFVVVSLGRIQAAVDAKKLDASKTVDAAALKAAGVIRRAKDGVRILADGELKAKVSLEVAGASKPAIEKIEKAGGSIKLLAAAAE; this is translated from the coding sequence ATGAAACTGAATGAAATCAAGGACAACGAAGGCGCGACCAAGAACCGCAAGCGTCTCGGCCGCGGCATCGGCTCCGGCTCCGGCAAGACGGCCGGTCGCGGTGTGAAGGGTCAGAAGGCTCGCTCGGGCGTTGCCATCAACGGCTTCGAAGGCGGCCAGATGCCTATCTACCGTCGCCTGCCGAAGCGCGGTTTCAACAACATCTTCGCTTCGGAGTTTGTTGTCGTGTCGCTCGGCCGCATCCAGGCTGCCGTCGACGCCAAGAAGCTCGATGCTTCGAAGACCGTCGATGCTGCCGCTCTCAAGGCTGCCGGCGTCATTCGTCGCGCCAAGGACGGCGTTCGCATCCTCGCTGACGGCGAGCTGAAGGCGAAGGTCTCGCTCGAGGTTGCCGGCGCTTCGAAGCCGGCGATCGAGAAGATCGAAAAGGCCGGCGGTTCGATCAAGCTGCTTGCAGCCGCCGCAGAATAA